The proteins below are encoded in one region of Neisseria bacilliformis:
- a CDS encoding DUF7146 domain-containing protein → MAALLGMSPSENPPAARQPESPEPKPDKQPELIRLFNAAAPIDGTPAALYLKGRGLSPELFDACPDLRYCPALPYWITRCADNRPACIGSCPAMLAAIRTPDGTLQGLHKTYLQTDGRKFAGIHPDTGDPLPAKKMAARYGGALHGAAVHLYPPDFQGRIIAAEGIETALAAWQLFQTPAIAALSAHGLQNLQWPHGTETLLIAADNDHSQTGRKAAEALTRRAARAGIGGGIWQPETAGFDALDELNRRQAATNAPKPPV, encoded by the coding sequence GTGGCCGCCTTGCTTGGCATGAGTCCGTCTGAAAACCCGCCCGCCGCAAGGCAGCCTGAAAGCCCCGAGCCGAAACCCGACAAACAGCCCGAACTAATCCGCCTTTTCAACGCCGCCGCCCCGATAGACGGCACGCCCGCCGCCCTGTACCTCAAAGGGCGCGGCCTTTCGCCCGAACTGTTCGACGCCTGCCCCGATTTGCGCTACTGCCCCGCCTTGCCCTACTGGATAACCCGCTGCGCCGACAACCGCCCCGCCTGCATCGGCAGCTGCCCCGCCATGCTGGCCGCCATCCGCACCCCCGACGGCACATTGCAGGGCTTGCACAAAACCTACCTGCAAACAGACGGGCGCAAGTTCGCAGGCATCCACCCCGACACGGGCGACCCCCTGCCCGCCAAGAAAATGGCCGCCCGCTACGGCGGAGCATTGCACGGCGCGGCGGTACACCTTTACCCGCCCGATTTTCAAGGCCGCATCATCGCAGCGGAGGGCATAGAAACCGCCCTTGCCGCATGGCAGCTGTTCCAAACACCGGCCATAGCCGCCCTGTCCGCCCACGGCCTGCAAAACCTGCAATGGCCGCACGGCACGGAAACCCTGCTAATCGCCGCCGACAACGACCATAGTCAAACAGGCCGCAAGGCCGCCGAAGCCCTCACCCGCCGCGCTGCCCGCGCAGGCATAGGCGGCGGCATCTGGCAGCCTGAAACAGCGGGCTTTGACGCACTGGACGAACTGAACAGGCGGCAGGCCGCTACAAACGCCCCAAAACCGCCCGTATAG
- the icd gene encoding NADP-dependent isocitrate dehydrogenase — translation MSHISVPAAGAKIIPGQAVPNNPIIPFIEGDGIGADITPVMKDVIDAAVAKAYGGAKKIHWMEVYAGEKATRIYGENVWLPEETLAALKEYAVSIKGPMTTPVGGGIRSLNVALRQDLDLYQCVRPVRYFNGVPSPLKDPSKTDMVIFRENTEDIYAGIEWEAESENCKKVIDFLQNEMGVSKIRFPETSGIGIKPVSKQGTQRLVRAAIRYAVDNDKPSVTLVHKGNIMKFTEGGFRDWGYQVAKEEFGAQAIDGGPWCSFKNPKTGREIIVKDAIADAFLQQILLRPAEYSVIATLNLNGDYISDALAAQVGGIGIAPGANISDQYAIFEATHGTAPKYAGQDKVNPGSLILSAEMMLRHLGWTEAADLVIKAMEKAIADKQVTYDFARLMDGANEISCSAFGKAMIDRM, via the coding sequence ATGAGTCATATCAGCGTACCCGCCGCAGGCGCGAAAATCATCCCCGGCCAAGCCGTTCCCAACAATCCGATCATCCCCTTTATCGAAGGCGACGGCATCGGCGCGGACATCACGCCGGTGATGAAAGACGTTATCGACGCGGCCGTGGCCAAAGCCTACGGCGGCGCGAAAAAAATCCACTGGATGGAAGTGTATGCCGGCGAAAAAGCCACCAGAATCTACGGCGAAAACGTCTGGCTGCCCGAAGAAACCCTTGCCGCGCTCAAAGAATACGCCGTTTCCATCAAAGGTCCGATGACCACGCCCGTCGGCGGCGGCATCCGCTCGCTCAACGTCGCCCTGCGCCAAGACCTCGACCTCTACCAGTGCGTGCGCCCCGTGCGCTACTTCAACGGCGTGCCCTCGCCGCTCAAAGACCCAAGCAAAACCGATATGGTCATCTTCCGTGAAAACACCGAAGACATCTACGCCGGCATCGAATGGGAAGCCGAAAGCGAAAACTGCAAAAAAGTCATCGATTTCCTGCAAAACGAAATGGGCGTCAGCAAAATCCGCTTCCCCGAAACCTCCGGCATCGGCATCAAACCCGTTTCCAAACAAGGCACGCAGCGCCTGGTACGCGCCGCCATCCGCTACGCCGTCGACAACGACAAACCCAGCGTAACCCTCGTGCACAAGGGCAACATCATGAAGTTTACCGAGGGCGGCTTCCGCGACTGGGGCTACCAGGTTGCCAAAGAAGAATTCGGCGCGCAAGCCATCGACGGCGGCCCGTGGTGTTCGTTCAAAAACCCGAAAACCGGCCGCGAAATCATCGTCAAAGACGCCATTGCCGACGCCTTTTTGCAGCAAATCCTGCTGCGCCCCGCCGAATACAGCGTCATCGCCACCCTCAACCTCAACGGCGACTACATCTCCGACGCGCTGGCCGCGCAGGTCGGCGGCATCGGCATCGCTCCCGGCGCGAACATCTCCGACCAATACGCTATCTTCGAAGCCACCCACGGCACCGCGCCCAAATACGCCGGCCAAGACAAAGTAAACCCCGGCTCGCTGATTCTGTCGGCCGAAATGATGCTGCGCCATCTGGGCTGGACTGAAGCGGCCGACCTGGTGATTAAAGCGATGGAAAAAGCCATCGCCGACAAACAGGTAACCTACGATTTCGCCCGCCTGATGGACGGCGCAAACGAAATCTCCTGCTCCGCTTTCGGCAAAGCGATGATCGATCGGATGTAA
- a CDS encoding sodium/glutamate symporter: MQNTEWVFNGYYTLIAATIVLLIGRLMVKKIKFLRDFNIPEPVSSGLLAALVLTVLHALFQVSFQFDKSLQTAFMLVFFTSIGLSADFSRLKAGGLPLIVFTMVVGAFILVQNFVGVGLATMMGKDPLIGLIAGSITLTGGHGTAGAWGSIFEKNYGFVGATGLGMAAATFGLVFGGLIGGPVARRLINKMGRKPLTEEEQEKISLNIADDDPDKSTDDMFERAEQTRLITANSAIETLAMFAACLAVSAIMYDVFRPYMVGILTPLAEGADGMAARVATRVALAIVGMPQFVWALFAGVILRNVLTLGFKMNMFDRAVDVFGNASLSLFLAIALLDLKLWQLADLAGPMAVILAVQTVVMILYATYVTYVLMGRDYDASVLAAGHCGFGLGATPTAVANMQSITQNFGPSHKAFLIVPMVGAFFVDIINALILSGFVDFLKQ, from the coding sequence ATGCAAAACACCGAATGGGTGTTCAATGGTTACTACACCCTGATTGCCGCCACCATCGTTCTGCTCATCGGCAGGCTGATGGTGAAAAAAATCAAATTCCTGCGCGATTTCAACATTCCCGAGCCTGTGTCCAGCGGCCTGCTGGCCGCGCTGGTGCTGACCGTTCTGCATGCTTTGTTCCAAGTGAGCTTCCAGTTCGACAAATCGCTGCAAACCGCCTTTATGCTGGTCTTTTTCACTTCCATCGGCCTGAGTGCCGATTTTTCCCGCCTCAAAGCGGGCGGCCTGCCGCTGATTGTGTTCACCATGGTTGTGGGCGCGTTTATCCTGGTGCAGAACTTTGTCGGCGTCGGTTTGGCGACGATGATGGGCAAAGACCCGCTGATCGGGCTGATTGCCGGTTCGATCACGCTCACCGGCGGCCACGGCACGGCCGGGGCGTGGGGCAGCATTTTTGAGAAAAACTACGGCTTTGTCGGTGCAACCGGCCTGGGCATGGCGGCGGCCACCTTCGGGCTGGTATTCGGCGGCCTGATCGGCGGCCCGGTCGCCCGCCGCCTCATCAATAAAATGGGGCGCAAGCCGCTGACCGAGGAGGAACAGGAAAAAATCAGCCTCAACATTGCCGACGACGATCCCGACAAAAGCACCGACGATATGTTCGAGCGTGCCGAGCAAACCCGCCTGATTACCGCCAATTCCGCCATCGAAACGCTGGCCATGTTCGCCGCCTGCCTGGCCGTGTCGGCCATTATGTACGACGTGTTCCGCCCGTATATGGTCGGCATCCTCACGCCGCTGGCCGAGGGTGCGGACGGCATGGCTGCCCGCGTCGCCACCCGCGTCGCGCTGGCGATTGTCGGCATGCCGCAGTTTGTGTGGGCACTGTTTGCCGGCGTGATTCTGCGCAACGTGCTGACGCTGGGCTTCAAAATGAATATGTTCGACCGCGCCGTGGACGTGTTCGGCAACGCCTCGCTGTCGCTGTTCCTCGCCATCGCCCTGTTGGACTTGAAACTGTGGCAGCTGGCCGACCTTGCCGGCCCGATGGCCGTCATCCTCGCCGTGCAAACCGTGGTCATGATTCTCTATGCCACCTACGTTACCTATGTATTGATGGGGCGCGACTACGACGCCTCCGTGCTGGCGGCCGGACACTGCGGCTTCGGTCTCGGCGCGACGCCCACGGCAGTGGCCAACATGCAGTCCATCACCCAAAACTTCGGTCCCTCGCACAAAGCCTTCCTGATTGTGCCGATGGTGGGCGCGTTTTTCGTGGACATCATCAACGCCCTGATTCTCTCCGGCTTCGTCGATTTCCTGAAACAATAA
- a CDS encoding helix-turn-helix domain-containing protein: MKNARNTGKGISGAAQKASRHCNPFRPNSQCAEILAVLQSGKSLTHYEAAQMGIMAFTARINEIRAAGFPVVCTMRPFENKHGHTVKRGVFTLAA; encoded by the coding sequence ATGAAAAACGCCCGAAACACCGGCAAAGGCATTTCAGGCGCGGCACAGAAAGCGAGCCGCCATTGTAACCCCTTCCGCCCCAACAGCCAATGCGCCGAAATTCTGGCCGTCCTGCAAAGCGGCAAAAGCCTCACCCATTACGAGGCCGCGCAGATGGGCATCATGGCCTTTACTGCCCGCATCAACGAAATCAGGGCGGCAGGCTTCCCCGTTGTCTGCACCATGCGCCCGTTTGAAAACAAACACGGCCACACCGTCAAGCGCGGAGTATTCACGCTGGCAGCCTGA
- a CDS encoding DUF927 domain-containing protein, producing MSAANDPLAHFEPVADRPYYDCTRSGVYYCHIETDKDGGIIEKPPLRLSDQIELIGRGIDAGGHYYRIIQWRDTLTRQSKTAALSCADIGTPPSWQRLQGWGITVMSGRRKRELLADYLQTDGQTTPYTVTDKAGWHGGGYILPNGETIVSDKEHIIYNGDPAPAYTQSGSLADWQREIAARAAGNSRLLLAIGTALAAPLLHLFGEANGGFHIYGDSSDGKTTAALVGLSVYGTPAALKLAWRGTDLGFSNAALARNDGLLVLDEIGEAHPKTVSKTAYSVINGKSKIQGAKEGGNRPAQEWRILLFSTGEYALQAYMERAGETWEAGQAVRLPSIRAAARYGIFDTLHGHPNGAALADHLQQAARQYHGTAIRAWIAKLQTLPADTIRAAFEAFLAALPEMDGQAARVARRFALAAAALELAADITALPAGVGMAGIKQCFDEWHADNGSGKHEDHQIIRNMAAFMQQHAHGLRFADWRDEYTNRDHAGYRKDNGQGEKAEYWIIPVIFEDEIMKGRDKNKACAVLHGIGWMMKAADGRWKCKKYGKGRFYVLAGAETARGMKKAV from the coding sequence ATGAGCGCAGCAAACGACCCGTTAGCCCACTTTGAACCCGTGGCCGACCGCCCCTACTACGACTGCACCCGCAGCGGCGTTTACTACTGCCACATTGAAACCGACAAAGACGGCGGCATCATCGAAAAACCGCCCCTGCGCCTGTCCGACCAAATCGAACTAATCGGGCGGGGCATCGACGCGGGCGGCCACTACTACCGCATCATCCAATGGCGGGACACCCTCACCCGCCAAAGCAAAACCGCCGCGCTATCCTGCGCCGACATCGGCACACCGCCAAGCTGGCAGCGTCTGCAAGGATGGGGCATAACCGTCATGAGCGGACGGCGCAAACGCGAACTGCTGGCCGACTACCTGCAAACAGACGGCCAAACCACCCCATACACCGTAACCGATAAAGCAGGCTGGCACGGCGGCGGCTACATCCTGCCCAACGGCGAAACCATCGTTTCAGACAAAGAACACATCATCTACAACGGCGACCCCGCCCCCGCCTACACCCAAAGCGGCAGCCTTGCCGACTGGCAGCGCGAAATAGCCGCCCGCGCCGCCGGTAATTCCCGCTTGCTGCTGGCAATCGGCACGGCACTGGCCGCCCCGCTGCTGCACCTGTTCGGCGAAGCAAACGGCGGCTTCCACATCTACGGCGACTCATCCGACGGCAAAACCACCGCCGCCCTTGTCGGCCTGTCCGTCTACGGCACGCCCGCCGCCCTCAAACTCGCATGGCGCGGCACGGATTTAGGCTTTTCCAATGCCGCCCTTGCCCGCAACGACGGTTTGCTTGTTCTCGACGAAATCGGCGAAGCCCACCCCAAAACCGTAAGCAAAACCGCCTATTCCGTCATCAACGGCAAATCCAAGATTCAGGGCGCGAAAGAGGGCGGCAACCGCCCCGCCCAAGAATGGCGCATCCTGCTGTTCTCAACCGGCGAATACGCCCTGCAAGCCTACATGGAACGGGCGGGCGAAACATGGGAAGCAGGGCAGGCCGTGCGCCTTCCCAGCATCCGCGCCGCCGCCCGCTACGGCATCTTCGACACCCTGCACGGCCACCCCAACGGCGCAGCCCTTGCCGACCACCTGCAACAGGCCGCCCGGCAATACCACGGCACGGCCATCCGCGCATGGATAGCCAAACTGCAAACCCTGCCCGCCGACACCATCCGCGCCGCCTTTGAAGCATTCCTTGCCGCCCTGCCCGAGATGGACGGCCAAGCCGCCCGCGTCGCCCGCCGCTTCGCCCTTGCCGCCGCCGCGCTGGAACTGGCCGCCGACATAACCGCCCTGCCTGCCGGTGTCGGCATGGCCGGTATCAAGCAATGCTTTGACGAATGGCACGCCGACAACGGCAGCGGCAAACATGAAGACCACCAAATCATCCGCAACATGGCCGCCTTCATGCAGCAACACGCCCACGGCCTGCGCTTTGCCGACTGGCGCGACGAATACACCAACCGCGACCATGCAGGCTACCGCAAAGACAACGGGCAGGGCGAAAAGGCCGAATACTGGATAATCCCCGTCATTTTCGAGGACGAAATCATGAAGGGCAGAGACAAAAACAAAGCCTGCGCCGTCTTGCACGGCATCGGCTGGATGATGAAAGCGGCGGATGGCCGCTGGAAATGCAAGAAATACGGCAAAGGCCGCTTTTATGTACTGGCAGGCGCAGAAACCGCCCGAGGAATGAAAAAGGCCGTCTGA
- a CDS encoding heme biosynthesis HemY N-terminal domain-containing protein — MKALLWILILFAAAVGLSVASTMFSGNVYFQIGATLARVDLKLFVPALILAVVLFYILVQFLGGLAGIPARLQRFGTSRRERKAGIGLNAAGLAYFEGRYQKAEQEAAKVLKNKEAGEIRALALMIAAHAADRMNDAELRGRYLEEIAELPADRQLSRYLMLAEDALNRCDYPAAESNLAAAAKISPRLTRLLRLQLRYAFDHGDAEAVLAQTAELEKQHAANTGEAAQYRDWAYRRLLAGASDADGLKRVLKRIPDPLKSGSLCAAVAEKYENLGLYQSAAAWVEKYYPQNGQPALLPPFVQSVAYLADKEQRKAVDAAEGWLQTRPKDADLLVSLGLLAYGKQLWGKAQGYLEAGIAERDTPQARLALAKVFDQTGDTTGAENQRLQALALAQNETDR; from the coding sequence ATGAAAGCACTGCTTTGGATACTCATCCTGTTCGCCGCCGCCGTCGGCCTGTCCGTCGCCTCCACCATGTTCAGCGGCAACGTCTATTTCCAAATCGGCGCGACACTGGCGCGCGTGGATCTGAAACTGTTCGTGCCCGCGCTGATTCTGGCCGTCGTTCTGTTCTACATACTGGTGCAGTTTCTCGGCGGCCTCGCCGGCATCCCCGCCCGCCTGCAACGCTTCGGCACATCCCGCAGAGAGCGCAAAGCAGGCATCGGCCTCAACGCCGCCGGTCTGGCCTATTTTGAAGGCCGCTACCAAAAAGCCGAGCAGGAAGCGGCGAAAGTGTTGAAAAACAAAGAAGCGGGCGAAATCCGCGCCCTCGCCCTGATGATCGCCGCCCACGCCGCCGACCGCATGAACGATGCCGAACTGCGCGGCCGCTATCTCGAAGAAATCGCCGAACTGCCCGCCGACCGCCAGCTCTCACGCTACCTGATGCTGGCCGAAGACGCGCTCAACCGCTGCGACTACCCCGCCGCCGAAAGCAACCTTGCCGCCGCCGCCAAAATCAGCCCCCGTCTGACCCGCCTGCTGCGCCTGCAACTGCGTTACGCCTTCGACCACGGCGACGCCGAAGCCGTGCTCGCCCAAACCGCCGAACTGGAAAAACAGCACGCCGCCAACACCGGCGAAGCCGCGCAATACCGCGACTGGGCCTATCGTCGCCTGCTGGCCGGCGCAAGCGACGCCGACGGTCTCAAACGCGTGCTCAAACGCATCCCCGACCCCCTGAAATCCGGCAGCCTGTGCGCCGCCGTGGCCGAAAAATACGAAAACCTCGGCCTCTACCAGTCCGCCGCCGCCTGGGTGGAAAAATACTACCCGCAAAACGGCCAGCCCGCCCTGCTGCCGCCCTTCGTGCAAAGCGTGGCCTACCTTGCCGACAAAGAACAGCGTAAAGCCGTAGACGCCGCCGAAGGCTGGCTGCAAACCCGCCCCAAAGACGCCGACCTGCTGGTCAGCCTCGGCCTGCTGGCCTACGGCAAACAGCTTTGGGGCAAAGCGCAGGGCTACCTCGAAGCCGGCATCGCCGAACGCGACACCCCGCAGGCACGCCTCGCCCTGGCCAAAGTCTTCGACCAAACCGGCGACACCACCGGCGCGGAAAACCAGCGTTTGCAGGCTCTGGCTCTGGCGCAAAACGAAACAGACAGATAA
- a CDS encoding tyrosine-type recombinase/integrase, whose protein sequence is MPKAVTPLTDAQCKRLAIPESGTAQLADGGGLTLQAGRGGKYWRLRYYHPQTGKREEMRLGVYPAVSLRAARAKREEVRRLIEQGIDPKQRNNQALGSFEAVARRWHADQCAKPDKWTDGHAKRVLRSLELHVFPAFGGLPVDGIEPLRVLETLQRLEAAGKNDTARKVFDVVNQVFGYAVRLHLIPYNPASELRAELAEVQQRNFAHLSDTAELRQMLLDFDGYTGSPQVRTLLRLSPLAFARPSELRLMRWAELDLPAALWEKDGRDMKNGLDFAVPLSSQAVKLIEDLRPFTGHYEFVFARSGRVLSEGAIRKALERMGYKGRQTAHGFRHIASTRLNEMGFNRDWIERQLAHKEPNQTRAAYNKAQYLPQRAQMMQAWADYLDELKK, encoded by the coding sequence ATGCCGAAAGCCGTTACCCCTTTGACTGACGCCCAATGTAAACGCCTTGCCATCCCCGAAAGCGGCACGGCGCAGCTTGCCGACGGCGGCGGGCTGACTTTGCAGGCTGGCAGGGGCGGGAAGTACTGGCGGCTGCGCTACTACCATCCGCAGACGGGAAAGCGTGAGGAGATGCGCTTAGGCGTTTATCCGGCGGTAAGCCTGCGGGCGGCACGGGCAAAACGTGAGGAGGTGCGCCGCCTGATCGAACAGGGCATAGACCCGAAACAACGCAATAATCAGGCTTTGGGCAGCTTTGAGGCTGTTGCCCGCCGCTGGCACGCCGACCAGTGCGCCAAGCCGGACAAGTGGACGGATGGCCATGCAAAGCGCGTTTTGCGCAGCTTGGAATTGCACGTTTTCCCCGCTTTTGGCGGCCTGCCCGTGGACGGTATCGAGCCGCTGCGGGTATTGGAAACGCTGCAAAGGCTGGAAGCGGCAGGCAAGAACGATACCGCCCGCAAAGTGTTTGACGTGGTAAATCAGGTTTTCGGCTATGCCGTGCGCCTGCACCTGATTCCCTACAACCCTGCATCCGAGCTGCGGGCGGAACTGGCAGAGGTGCAACAGCGGAACTTTGCCCATTTGTCCGACACGGCAGAGTTACGGCAGATGCTGCTGGATTTTGACGGCTACACGGGCAGCCCGCAGGTGCGGACGCTGTTACGGCTTTCCCCGCTGGCGTTTGCAAGGCCGTCTGAATTGCGTTTGATGAGATGGGCGGAACTGGACTTGCCCGCCGCCCTTTGGGAGAAAGACGGGCGGGATATGAAAAACGGGCTGGATTTTGCCGTGCCGTTAAGCAGCCAAGCCGTGAAGCTGATTGAGGATTTGCGCCCTTTTACGGGGCATTATGAATTTGTGTTTGCCCGCAGCGGGCGGGTATTGAGCGAAGGGGCAATCAGGAAAGCCCTTGAACGCATGGGCTATAAGGGCAGGCAGACGGCGCACGGCTTCCGCCATATCGCAAGCACGCGGCTGAACGAGATGGGTTTTAACCGCGACTGGATAGAACGGCAGCTTGCCCATAAAGAGCCGAACCAAACCCGCGCCGCCTACAACAAAGCGCAATACCTGCCGCAACGGGCGCAGATGATGCAGGCATGGGCGGATTATCTGGACGAGCTGAAAAAATAG
- a CDS encoding helix-turn-helix transcriptional regulator, giving the protein MQNLDNIDNNAQLTIAELETSAARKRRGLTRLSASQIRRLESRGLFPQSRQITGTRSRFYVAGEIKAWLQQQAEGQA; this is encoded by the coding sequence GTGCAAAACCTAGACAACATCGACAACAACGCGCAGCTTACCATTGCCGAACTGGAAACCAGCGCGGCACGCAAACGGCGCGGGCTTACCCGCCTGTCCGCCTCACAAATCCGCCGCCTTGAATCGCGCGGCCTATTCCCCCAAAGCCGCCAAATCACCGGCACGCGCAGCCGTTTCTATGTGGCGGGCGAAATCAAAGCATGGCTGCAACAGCAAGCGGAGGGGCAGGCATGA
- a CDS encoding lysozyme inhibitor LprI family protein, producing MTANRLSVLTAAALVCLLAACGKKEDPKPADLACADPAVLQNIRDNLQQAIKGQARTFADNDIRHFVDADKVIAAASELTVSLNNPQQDNSGTRSFCQAELAVAVPAAILQTAHTNAPLIYGDKALDKVIAERILGSGLAYNNGTFAQTLKYTPEKQENGSFGIQYAENGLDTAANALSGTLLPYGVKSLLLIDGKAVSIEDALKQAKNGGKIEIIEEPASAPAENAASTPAQNTPPAPDAPDILPPPRESEPPKPAVSEAELDSARSDQQASEREINAVWRGLNPTVQQSLQDEQREWIGRKNTACRRAAAKADDPARAEYLRLQCDAQQTRERTGYLRGFGEAE from the coding sequence ATGACCGCCAACCGCCTTTCCGTCCTCACCGCCGCCGCCCTCGTCTGCCTGCTGGCCGCCTGCGGCAAAAAGGAAGACCCCAAACCGGCCGATCTGGCCTGCGCCGACCCCGCCGTTTTGCAAAACATCCGTGACAACCTGCAACAGGCCATAAAAGGGCAGGCCAGAACCTTTGCCGACAACGACATCCGCCATTTCGTCGATGCCGACAAAGTCATCGCCGCCGCCTCCGAACTCACCGTCTCCCTCAACAACCCGCAGCAGGACAACAGCGGCACACGCTCCTTCTGCCAGGCCGAACTGGCCGTCGCCGTACCGGCGGCCATCCTCCAAACCGCCCACACCAACGCCCCCCTCATCTACGGCGACAAAGCCCTCGACAAAGTCATCGCCGAACGCATCCTCGGCAGCGGCCTCGCCTACAACAACGGCACTTTCGCCCAAACCCTGAAATACACCCCTGAAAAACAGGAAAACGGCAGTTTCGGCATCCAATACGCCGAAAACGGCCTCGACACCGCCGCCAACGCCCTGTCCGGCACCCTGCTGCCCTACGGCGTCAAAAGCCTGCTGCTCATCGACGGCAAAGCCGTTTCCATCGAAGACGCGCTGAAACAGGCGAAAAATGGCGGCAAAATCGAAATCATCGAAGAACCCGCCTCCGCGCCGGCCGAAAACGCCGCCTCGACTCCGGCGCAGAACACCCCGCCCGCACCCGACGCACCCGACATCCTGCCGCCGCCGCGCGAATCAGAACCGCCCAAACCCGCCGTGTCCGAAGCCGAACTCGACTCCGCCCGCAGCGACCAGCAAGCCTCCGAGCGCGAAATCAACGCCGTCTGGCGCGGCCTCAACCCCACCGTCCAACAAAGCCTGCAAGACGAACAGCGCGAATGGATAGGCCGCAAAAACACCGCCTGCCGCCGCGCCGCCGCCAAAGCGGACGACCCCGCCCGCGCCGAATACCTGCGCCTGCAATGCGACGCGCAGCAAACCCGCGAGCGCACCGGCTATCTGCGCGGATTCGGCGAGGCCGAGTAG
- a CDS encoding helix-turn-helix domain-containing protein, whose translation MNIKPIRTDADYRAALQELGVFFDNDPDNATQDEADRCEVLAALVEQYEAKHCPIDPPDPIEAIKFRMEQGGLTVKDMGGIIGRPNRVYEVFSGKRPLSLAMIRRLHSELGISADILIRTV comes from the coding sequence ATGAACATCAAACCCATACGAACCGATGCGGACTACCGCGCCGCCCTGCAAGAATTGGGCGTGTTTTTCGACAACGACCCCGACAACGCGACCCAAGACGAGGCCGACCGCTGCGAAGTGCTGGCCGCGCTTGTGGAGCAATACGAGGCCAAACACTGCCCGATTGATCCGCCCGACCCCATCGAGGCCATCAAGTTCCGCATGGAGCAAGGCGGCCTGACCGTGAAAGACATGGGCGGCATCATCGGCAGGCCGAACCGCGTTTACGAAGTGTTCAGCGGCAAACGCCCGTTAAGCCTTGCCATGATCCGCCGCCTGCATTCGGAGCTTGGCATATCCGCCGACATCCTGATACGAACCGTGTAG
- a CDS encoding type II toxin-antitoxin system HigB family toxin yields MKIISVSALRAFWETHPDAEQPLKAWHEEAKTAQWCTMHDIKRQFGSASILKNNRVVFNIKGNRYRLIVAFWFAAQYGYIKFIGTHAEYDKVDAETVERPQS; encoded by the coding sequence ATGAAAATCATATCCGTATCCGCCCTGCGGGCATTTTGGGAAACGCACCCCGACGCGGAACAGCCCCTGAAAGCGTGGCATGAAGAAGCGAAGACCGCCCAATGGTGCACCATGCACGACATCAAGCGGCAGTTCGGCAGCGCAAGCATCCTGAAAAACAACCGCGTTGTTTTCAACATCAAGGGCAACCGCTACCGCCTGATCGTGGCGTTTTGGTTTGCCGCCCAATACGGCTACATCAAATTCATCGGCACACATGCCGAATATGACAAAGTGGACGCGGAAACGGTAGAAAGGCCGCAATCATGA
- a CDS encoding primase-helicase zinc-binding domain-containing protein produces the protein MKPYIAVVTIPNPRPVAGEAYTECYAPIGEFPTREEAEAACDIYAARHPVIKRHISQTLPPFFFRGASPRRHPDRGRRMNRPDLSDLKAAAQGRWPAIHAALGIPADLLDKRRHRPCPHCGGKDRYRYTDYQDGGGYICNQCTPEGGSGFDLLMLVYGWTFAEAAR, from the coding sequence ATGAAACCCTATATCGCCGTTGTAACCATCCCCAACCCCCGCCCCGTGGCCGGAGAAGCCTACACAGAGTGCTACGCCCCCATCGGCGAGTTTCCCACCCGCGAAGAAGCGGAAGCCGCCTGCGACATCTACGCCGCCCGCCATCCCGTTATCAAACGGCACATCAGCCAAACCCTGCCGCCCTTCTTCTTTCGCGGCGCAAGCCCCCGACGCCATCCTGATAGGGGCCGCCGAATGAACCGCCCCGACTTATCCGACCTCAAAGCCGCCGCGCAAGGCCGCTGGCCTGCCATCCATGCCGCGCTAGGCATCCCCGCCGACCTGCTGGACAAACGCAGACACCGTCCCTGCCCCCATTGCGGAGGCAAAGACCGCTACCGCTACACAGACTACCAAGACGGCGGCGGCTACATCTGCAACCAATGCACCCCCGAAGGCGGCAGCGGCTTTGATTTACTCATGCTGGTGTATGGCTGGACATTTGCCGAAGCCGCCCGCTAA